Below is a window of Tolypothrix bouteillei VB521301 DNA.
TGTCACCGGAACCAGTTCTGCTACTTCTACTAGTAGTGGTGTCTCTGGTGCTTTAGATTTAGCGACCATTCTCAAAGCTTCCCAAACTCTTTCTGGGGAAATCGAACTCGAAAAACTTCTCTTTGCATTGCTGCATATCGTTATTGAAAATGCCGGAGCCGATAAGTGTGCGTTCATGCTGTTGGAGTCCGGTAGTTTGGTGATTCAGGCACTCGCAGAGCTTTCGGTTGCAGTCACATCGCTGCAAAACAAAGGAAGTACTCACATCAATTTTTCCCCAATGTTGCTCAATCCAGAGCCTGTAGAAAGCTCTCAAGATGTACCCGTTTGCTTAATTCATCAGGTCAAACGCAGTTTACAACCTGCGGTCATTCATGATGCCACAGTGCATCCTCTATTAATCAACGATCCCTATATTCAGCGACAGCTGCCCAAAAGTCTCTTGTGCAGCCCGATTTTGCATCAGGGTAAGTTGCTGGGCGTATTGTACTTGGAAAACAAGTTAGCTATTGGAGCGTTTACACGCGCTCGCGTCGAACTGCTGAACTTACTTTGCGCTCAAGTCGCCATCTCTTTAGAAAACGCCCGACTCTATGCTCGAGAACAGCAAAAATCTCTCGATTTACAACAAGCATTAAACGATTTGCAAAACGCTCAATTACAAATTGTGCAAAGTGAAAAAATGTCAGCACTGGGCAACTTAGTCGCTGGTGTCGCTCACGAAATGAATAATCCCCTCGGTTTTATCGCCGCCAGTCTCAAACAAGCTCAACTCACTGTTGCCGATCTTGTCGCACATTTAAAACTCTATCAACAAAGTCTGCCCAATGCGAGCGAGCAAATCAAAGACCATGCTGCAGAAATCGACTTGGATTACAGTTTGGAAGACCTCCCCAAGATACTTGATTCGATGGGTCTGGCGTGCCTTCGGCTGACGAATATCAGTACCAGTCTCCGTACTTTCTCCCGTGCTGACAAAGATTATCCAGTGCTCTTTAATATCCACGAAGGCATAGACAGTACAATACTTATTCTCAAACACCGCCTCAAAGCCAATGAAACGCGTCCAGCTATTGAGGTGATAACCAAGTATGATAAATTACCCCAGGTCGAGTGTTTCCCCGGTCAGTTAAATCAGGTCTTTATGAATATTCTCGCCAATGCTATTGATGCATTAGAAGAGTCCAATAATGGACGCACTTTTGAGGAGATGAAAGCTCATCCGAAACGCATTCAAATTACCACTTCTGTTCAAGATAACCATGTGAATATTGCTATTGCTGATAATGGCAACGGTATGAATGAACAAGTCAAATCCAAAGTTTTTGACAGCTTATTTACAACAAAAGCTGTTGGTAAAGGGACTGGATTGGGATTGGCGATCGCTCATCAAATTGTTGTCGAAAAACACCACGGTTCGATCTTTGTGAATTCTACAGTAGGTGTGGGAACTGAATTTGTCATTACCTTACCTATTTATGCCAAGACTTAGCAAAGTCTGTTGCATTCATGACTGTAGATTCAATGCGATCGGTCAAAAAGGGCGATCGCGACCAAGTGCCAATCGCAACGCATACATAGAGACTCATCTTGAAGAATAAACTCCCAAAAACTTTATATTTAACAAAAATTAATAATTATCCGTATACAGGCAAAACATTTAAATTCATGATACTCCTCAAAAATCACTAAAAATCGAAATTATGAGCATTATCGTACTTGGCAGCATCAATATAGACTTAGTCGCAACAGCACCTCGCTTACCAGTTGCCGGAGAAACGCTGTTGGGACAGAATTTTTTTAAGGCACCAGGTGGTAAAGGCGCAAATCAAGCCGTTGCATTAGCAAGATTGGGAATTCCTACTCATATGGTAGGGCGTGTAGGAGGAGATAGTTTTGGTGAGGAACTCGTAAGTAGTTTGCAAGAATCTGGAGTGCAAACAGAGAATATATTCGTTGATGAAACGGTCAGTTCTGGGGTTGCCATTATTGCTGTAGATATAAGGGGTGAAAATCAAATTATTGTGATTCCCGGTGCCAACGGACACGTAAATGAGGAAGATATAAAACGGTTATCGCACTTGTTACCGGAAGCAACAGCACTGCTATTACAATTTGAAATTCCCATACCGACTGTTGTTTTAGCCGCCCGAGCAGCACAAGCGGCGGGAGTGACAGTGATACTCGATCCAGCACCTGCGAACAAAGATGTACCAAAAGAACTTTATCCATTTGTAGATATCATTACACCCAATGAAGTCGAAGCAGGACAACTCGTAGGTTTTCCCGTAGATGGGGAAGACTCAGCAAGAAAAGCAGCTACAGTGTTGCGACAATGGGGAGTCAAAAATGCCATTGTGA
It encodes the following:
- the rbsK gene encoding ribokinase, coding for MSIIVLGSINIDLVATAPRLPVAGETLLGQNFFKAPGGKGANQAVALARLGIPTHMVGRVGGDSFGEELVSSLQESGVQTENIFVDETVSSGVAIIAVDIRGENQIIVIPGANGHVNEEDIKRLSHLLPEATALLLQFEIPIPTVVLAARAAQAAGVTVILDPAPANKDVPKELYPFVDIITPNEVEAGQLVGFPVDGEDSARKAATVLRQWGVKNAIVKLGSKGVVCATAQTTFFVPAFPVRTVDTTAAGDAFNGGLAAALHQGLSLHQAVIWGAAAGAIAATKPGAQPSLPDKITFDTFLMANS